Proteins co-encoded in one Dryobates pubescens isolate bDryPub1 chromosome 4, bDryPub1.pri, whole genome shotgun sequence genomic window:
- the KLHL7 gene encoding kelch-like protein 7, which translates to MAASGSEKSSKKKTEKKLAAREEAKLLASFMGVMNTMRKQKTLCDVILMVQDRKIPAHRVVLASASHFFNLMFTTNMLESKSFEVELKDAEPDIIEQLVEFAYTARISVNSNNVQSLLDAANQYQIEPVKKMCVDFLKEQVDASNCLGISVLAECLDCPELKATADDFIHQHFTEVYKTDEFLQLDVKRVTHLLNQDTLTVRAEDQVYDAAVRWLKYDEPNRQPYMVDILAKVRFPLISKNFLSKTVQAEPLIQDNPECLKMVISGMRYHLLSPEDREELVEGTRPRRKKHDYRIALFGGSQPQSCRYFNPKDYSWTDIRCPFEKRRDAACVFWDNVVYILGGSQLFPIKRMDCYNVVKDSWYSKLGPPTPRDSLAACAAEGKIYTSGGSEVGNSALYLFECYDTRTESWHTKPSMLTQRCSHGMVEANGLIYVCGGSLGNNVSGRVLNSCEVYNPATETWTELCPMIEARKNHGLVFVKDKIFAVGGQNGSGGLDNVEYYDIKMNEWKMVSPMPWKGVTVKCAAVGSVVYVLAGFQGVGRLGHILEYNTETDKWIANSKVRAFPVTSCLICVVDTCGANEETLET; encoded by the exons ATGGCCGCCTCTGGGtctgagaagagcagcaagaagAAGACGGAGAAGAAGCTCGCGGCCCGCGAGGAGGCGAAGCTGCTGGCGAGCTTTATGGGGGTGATGAACACCATGCGCAAGCAG AAAACTCTGTGTGATGTCATTCTTATGGTTCAAGACAGAAAGATCCCAGCTCATCGTGTTGTACTTGCTTCAGCCAGTCATTTTTTTAACTTGATGTTTACTA CAAATATGCTTGAATCAAAATCCTTTGAAGTGGAGCTAAAAGATGCAGAACCTGACATTATTGAACAGCTTGTGGAGTTTGCTTATACTGCAAG AATCTCAGTTAACAGCAATAATGTCCAGTCTTTACTAGATGCAGCAAACCAATATCAAATTGAACCTGTGAAAAAGATGTGTGTGGACTTTTTAAAAGAACAAGTTGATGCTTCCAATTGCCTTG GTATAAGCGTGTTAGCAGAATGCCTAGACTGTCCAGAGCTGAAAGCCACTGCAGATGACTTTATCCATCAGCATTTCACTGAAGTTTACAAGACAGATGAGTTTCTTCAGCTTGATGTTAAACGTGTGACTCATCTCTTGAACCAAGATACACTGACAGTGAGGGCAGAGGACCAG GTTTATGATGCAGCAGTCAGATGGCTGAAGTACGATGAGCCAAATCGCCAGCCGTACATGGTCGATATTCTTGCTAAAGTCCGATTTCCTCTTATATCAAAGAACTTCTTGAGTAAAACAGTTCAGGCTGAACCACTTATTCAGGATAACCCAGAATGCCTTAAAATGGTGATCA GTGGGATGCGATACCATCTGCTTTCCCCAGAAGACAGAGAAGAGTTAGTGGAAGGTACGCGgccaagaagaaaaaagcacGATTATCGCATTGCTCTGTTTGGAGGCTCACAGCCCCAGTCCTGCAGATATTTTAACCCAAAG GATTACAGCTGGACAGACATCCGATGTCCCTTTGAAAAGCGCAGGGATGCAGCTTGTGTCTTCTGGGACAACGTAGTTTATATTTTGGGTGGTTCCCAGCTCTTCCCTATAAAGCGAATGGACTGCTACAATGTGGTGAAGGATAGCTGGTATTCCAAGCTAGGACCTCCAACACCTCGTGATAgccttgcagcctgtgctgctgagggcaaaATTTATACATCTGGTGGTTCAGAAGTGG gaaattCTGCACTGTATTTATTTGAGTGCTATGACACACGAACAGAAAGCTGGCACACGAAGCCCAGCATGCTGACTCAGCGATGCAGCCATGGAATGGTAGAGGCAAACGGTCTCATTTATGTATGTGGAGGAAGCCTGGGAAACAATGTTTCTGGAAGAGTCCTAAATTCCTGTGAAGTTTATAATCCAGCCACTGAAAC gTGGACTGAGCTGTGTCCAATGATTGAAGCCAGGAAGAATCACGGGCTGGTGTTTGTAAAGGATAAAATATTTGCTGTGGGTGGACAAAATGGCTCAG GTGGCCTTGATAATGTAGAATATTATGATATCAAGATGAATGAGTGGAAGATGGTGTCTCCAATGCCATGGAAAGGTGTGACCGTGaagtgtgctgctgtgggatCTGTAGTCTATGTCCTGGCTGGCTTTCAGGGTGTTGGTCGATTAGGGCACATTCTTGAATACAATACTGAGACAGACAAGTGGATAGCCAACTCCAAAGTCCGTGCTTTCCCAGTGACAAGTTGTTTAATTTGTGTTGTGGACACTTGTGGGGCAAATGAAGAAACTTTAGAGACCTGA